GGAGGCGTTCGGCTCGGGGAGACGCGATGCGTCGAAACTCTCGTTCATCACGGGAAACGGCGGTTCGCCGTGCTCGATCCCGAGGAGGTGGCCGAACTCGTGTCGGAGCACCCGGACCGTCGAGGTGTCGTTGTAGCCGCCGGCGATGCGGACGACCTCCGGCGGGGTCGCTCTCGTCCCCTCGTTCAGGACGGGCGCGCATCCGAGGGTCGTTCCGTCGCCGCCGCCGTCGTCCTCGACCCCGCAGTGCGGGATCGACGCGACGAACCGGACCTCCACGTCCGGGTCGGCGGCGGCGGGCTCGAGGACGAACGTCACCTCGTAGTCGCCGTGCTCCGTTCCCTCGCCCGCCCAGTAGTCGAGCGCGCGCCGGACGTGCGGCTCGAAGGACCGCGAGTCGTTGACCGAGTTGTTGATCCCCACGACGACGACCGCCGACCGCCAGGGGTTGTCCGGCGGGACGGACGACGTCCGGTCGGACGGCGGGTCCGTCCCCCCCTTCGCGTCGTCGTCCGCGTTGTCGTCCGTATCGCCGTCCGCGTTGTCGTTCGCCCCCGCGTCCGTCGCGGCGGTTTCGACCGCCGCGGATCCGTCGGCGGCGGTGCGGACGCCCGCGGACGAGTCGTCGGCTCCGAGGACGAACGATCCCGCCGCGCCGACGGACGCCGCCGCCATCAGGAGCGCGGCGAGGGCGAACGCGCGTCGTTGCACGACACGAAGTAAACAGCTTCGAGACAATCAATATTTCGATACAATCAGAAGTGCGTACAATATCGGTGCCGCCGCTCGACGGCGCGTCGACACGTCCGGCGACCGGCGTCTCTCGGAGGAACTGGAGTTACGTTCGCGGGGCGGTCACTCGGTCACGACGATTCGCCCGACCATCCCGGCGCGCTCGTGGGGGACGCAGAAGTACTGGTACTCGCCGGGGACGTCGAACGTGTGCTCGTAGGTCTCGCCGGCGTAGACGACGCCCTCGCCGTTCCAGTAGCCGTCGCGGGCGGCCCGCTCGCTCTCGAATCCCCCGGAGGCGAAGTACTCGGCGGCCTCGGGGATGCCGCCCTCGTAGGCGGTGACCGAGTGCGATCGCGACCCGTTGTTGCCCCAGACGACCGTCTCACCGACGGTCGCCTCGTACGTGGGCGGCTCGAACGCGTTGGCCGCCATGCCGACGTCGTGGTCGCCTGGAGCGCCGCTGCCGAGACAGCCCGCGAGGACGCTCGCGGAGACGCCCGCGGCACCTGCGAGGAACGTTCGCCGTCTCATGCGTGAGAGGAGTCGGCGGCGACGTATAGCCTCCACGATCGGTTCGCGCGAACCGAACGCCCTAAAGCGTCGTCCTCCCAGCATCGGGTATGCGTCCCCGATTCGTCGGCCGGCTCGGCCTCGCCGACTGCGTGACGGTGACGAACGCGGCGCTCGGGTTCGCCGCCGCGGCGTTCGTCCTCGTCGACGTGGCGACGGCCGCCCGGCTCGTCCTCCTCGCCGCGGTCGCAGACGGGCTCGACGGGGTGCTCGCCCGCGCGACCGGGGGAACGCCGATCGGGGAGTACCTCGACTCGCTCGCCGACGTGGCGTCGTTCGGGATGGCCCCCGCGCTGTTCGTCTTCGGGGTCGCCGTCGCGGCGTGGGGGACCGACCCCGGCCCGCGGTTCGCCCTCGCCGTGATCGTCCCCGCGCTGTTCGTCGGGGCGGCGGTCGTCCGCCTCGGCCTCTACACGGCCTACGACGCGGGGGAGTCGGCGACCCGGGGCGTCCAGACGACGCTCGCGGCGACCGTGCTGGCCGTGAGCTACCTCGCCGGCCTGCGCGATCCGTGGGCGCTGCTCGGCGCCACCGCGCTCCTCGCCGCCCTGATGGTGACGCGCGTCCCCTACCCCGACCTCTACGCCCGGGACGCCGTCGCCATGGGCGTCGTGCAGGTGCTCGCCGTCGCCGCCCCGGACGCGCTCTCGCGGCTCTTCCCGAAGGTCCTGCTCGTCGGCGCGCTCGCCTACCTCTCGCTCGCGCCGCGCTTCTACTGGCGCGACGCCGAGTTCGAGTGACCGAACGTCGAAAGGAAACGCTCTTGCCGGGCACTGCCGGACCGTTCTGTATGAGCAACGGGGATGACGAAGCCGACGCGCCCGCCGAGGAGTCGGAGGAGCGCCCGGACGAGGAGCGCGAGGACGCCGAAGCGACCCCGACGGACGAGGCGGGCGAGTCGGAAGAAGCGGATGAGGCGGGTGAGTCGGACGAGTCGGACGAGGAGACGGACGCCGACGCCGCCGAGGCGACGGAGGCGACGCCCGAGTCGTTAGACGAGCGCCTCGACGCGATCGAGGCGGACCTCGACGGGGCGGAGACGGAATCGGACCTCGACGCCGTCGAATCGGACCTCGACGCCGTCGAGTCCGACGTGGAGACGCTCCCGGAGGCCGAGGAGGACGCCGAGGAGGACCCCAGGGGCGACCTCGAAGCCCGCGTCGGGGACGTTCGCAGCGCCATAGAGGACCAGCGCGGACCCTACGCGTCGGACGTCGCGGAGGGGATCCGCGAGTCCGCGGGTCGCATCCGCGACACGCGCTGGACCGAGCGCGGCGACGACGAGGTGGTCGCCGCGGTCGACGCCTTCCTCGACGACGCCGGCGAGATCCTCGGCGAGGACCTCGGCGACGCCGGACGGTCGCCGGAGGCCGCCGCCGACGCGCTCGATTCCGCCGCCGAGACCGTCGAGAACGCCGGGCTCGACCCGGACGAGGACGGGGAGCCCATCGCCGCGCTCCTCGAAGCGGTCGACGGGCTGGAGACGGGGCTCGACGAGGCCCAGGAGTGGGACGACCTCACCGTCGTCCAGAAGCTCGACTACCAGGGGTTCTACGACGTGCTGACGCCCATGAACCGCAAGGACTTCCCGCCGGAACTCTCGGTCGTCCGCATCGCCGAGGCCGAGCGCGACCCCGAACCCATCCTCCTCGCGTTCGAGACGTTCGACTCCGACTTCATGCAGGAGAACTGCATCGACGCGCTCAGACGCCTCGGGGCACCCGAGGCGTACGACGCGATGATGCAGCTCGCGAACCGCCGCGATCAGGACGCCATCCGAGTGCTCGGCAAGATCGGCAACCCGGACGCGCTCGAGACGCTCCTCCCGTACATCGAGGGGGACGC
The Halomarina pelagica DNA segment above includes these coding regions:
- a CDS encoding HEAT repeat domain-containing protein → MSNGDDEADAPAEESEERPDEEREDAEATPTDEAGESEEADEAGESDESDEETDADAAEATEATPESLDERLDAIEADLDGAETESDLDAVESDLDAVESDVETLPEAEEDAEEDPRGDLEARVGDVRSAIEDQRGPYASDVAEGIRESAGRIRDTRWTERGDDEVVAAVDAFLDDAGEILGEDLGDAGRSPEAAADALDSAAETVENAGLDPDEDGEPIAALLEAVDGLETGLDEAQEWDDLTVVQKLDYQGFYDVLTPMNRKDFPPELSVVRIAEAERDPEPILLAFETFDSDFMQENCIDALRRLGAPEAYDAMMQLANRRDQDAIRVLGKIGNPDALETLLPYIEGDANPPLQRVVLKTVGEIGDESATQTVADRLVADDPEIRSGAARALGMIGDTRAIEPLSDVLEDDDSDAVRASAAWALNQIGTERALEAASEHADDRSYIVQVEAERAAEALDEGGSTGAEPEAAA
- a CDS encoding plastocyanin/azurin family copper-binding protein, translating into MRRRTFLAGAAGVSASVLAGCLGSGAPGDHDVGMAANAFEPPTYEATVGETVVWGNNGSRSHSVTAYEGGIPEAAEYFASGGFESERAARDGYWNGEGVVYAGETYEHTFDVPGEYQYFCVPHERAGMVGRIVVTE
- a CDS encoding protein sorting system archaetidylserine synthase (This PssA-like phosphatidyltransferase, along with a PssD-like decarboxylase, is required in Haloarchaea for the archaeosortase ArtA to replace the PGF-CTERM sorting signal with a C-terminal lipid anchor.), whose product is MRPRFVGRLGLADCVTVTNAALGFAAAAFVLVDVATAARLVLLAAVADGLDGVLARATGGTPIGEYLDSLADVASFGMAPALFVFGVAVAAWGTDPGPRFALAVIVPALFVGAAVVRLGLYTAYDAGESATRGVQTTLAATVLAVSYLAGLRDPWALLGATALLAALMVTRVPYPDLYARDAVAMGVVQVLAVAAPDALSRLFPKVLLVGALAYLSLAPRFYWRDAEFE